One Coffea arabica chloroplast, complete genome genomic window carries:
- the psaA gene encoding photosystem I P700 chlorophyll a apoprotein A1 (PsaA), which yields MIIRSPEPEVKILVDRDPVKTSFEEWAKPGHFSRTIAKGPDTTTWIWNLHADAHDFDSHTSDLEEISRKVFSAHFGQLSIIFLWLSGMYFHGARFSNYEAWLSDPTHIGPSAQVVWPIVGQEILNGDVGGGFRGIQITSGFFQIWRASGITNELQLYCTAIGALIFAALMLFAGWFHYHKAAPKLAWFQDVESMLNHHLAGLLGLGSLSWAGHQVHVSLPINQFLNAGVDPKEIPLPHEFILNRDLLAQLYPSFAEGATPFFTLNWSKYAEFLTFRGGLDPVTGGLWLTDIAHHHLAIAILFLIAGHMYRTNWGIGHGLKDILEAHKGPFTGQGHKGLYEILTTSWHAQLSLNLAMLGSLTIVVAHHMYSMPPYPYLATDYGTQLSLFTHHMWIGGFLIVGAAAHAAIFMVRDYDPTTRYNDLLDRVLRHRDAIISHLNWACIFLGFHSFGLYIHNDTMSALGRPQDMFSDTAIQLQPVFAQWIQNTHALAPGATAPGATASTSLTWGGGDLVAVGGKVALLPIPLGTADFLVHHIHAFTIHVTVLILLKGVLFARSSRLIPDKANLGFRFPCDGPGRGGTCQVSAWDHVFLGLFWMYNAISVVIFHFSWKMQSDVWGSISDQGVVTHITGGNFAQSSITINGWLRDFLWAQASQVIQSYGSSLSAYGLFFLGAHFVWAFSLMFLFSGRGYWQELIESIVWAHNKLKVAPATQPRALSIVQGRAVGVTHYLLGGIATTWAFFLARIIAVG from the coding sequence ATGATTATTCGTTCGCCGGAACCAGAAGTAAAAATTTTGGTAGATAGGGATCCCGTAAAAACTTCTTTCGAGGAATGGGCCAAACCAGGTCATTTCTCAAGAACAATAGCTAAAGGACCTGATACTACCACTTGGATCTGGAATCTACATGCTGATGCTCATGATTTCGATAGCCATACCAGTGATTTGGAGGAGATTTCTCGAAAAGTATTTAGTGCCCATTTCGGCCAACTCTCCATCATCTTTCTTTGGTTGAGCGGCATGTATTTCCACGGTGCTCGTTTTTCCAATTATGAAGCGTGGCTAAGTGATCCAACTCACATTGGGCCTAGTGCCCAGGTGGTTTGGCCAATAGTGGGCCAAGAAATATTGAATGGTGATGTGGGCGGAGGTTTCCGAGGAATACAAATAACTTCCGGTTTTTTTCAGATTTGGAGAGCATCTGGAATAACTAATGAATTACAACTCTATTGTACCGCAATTGGTGCATTGATTTTTGCAGCGTTAATGCTTTTTGCTGGTTGGTTTCATTATCATAAAGCAGCTCCAAAATTGGCTTGGTTTCAAGATGTAGAATCTATGTTGAATCACCATTTAGCGGGGCTACTAGGACTTGGGTCTCTCTCTTGGGCGGGACATCAAGTACATGTATCTTTACCGATTAACCAATTTCTAAACGCTGGAGTAGATCCTAAAGAAATACCACTTCCTCATGAATTTATCTTGAATCGGGATCTTTTGGCTCAACTTTATCCTAGTTTTGCCGAGGGAGCAACCCCATTTTTCACCTTGAATTGGTCAAAATATGCGGAATTTCTTACCTTTCGTGGAGGATTAGATCCAGTAACTGGGGGTCTGTGGCTGACCGATATTGCACACCACCATTTAGCTATTGCAATTCTTTTCCTGATAGCAGGTCACATGTATAGGACCAACTGGGGTATTGGTCATGGTCTGAAAGATATTTTAGAAGCTCACAAAGGTCCATTTACAGGCCAGGGCCATAAAGGACTATATGAGATACTAACAACGTCATGGCATGCTCAATTATCTCTTAATCTAGCCATGTTAGGCTCTTTAACCATTGTTGTAGCTCACCACATGTATTCCATGCCCCCTTATCCATATCTAGCTACTGACTATGGTACACAATTGTCGTTGTTCACACACCACATGTGGATTGGTGGATTTCTCATAGTTGGTGCTGCTGCGCACGCAGCCATTTTTATGGTAAGAGACTATGATCCAACTACTCGATACAATGATCTATTAGATCGTGTTCTTAGACATCGTGATGCAATTATATCACATCTCAACTGGGCATGTATATTTCTAGGCTTTCACAGTTTTGGTTTGTATATTCATAATGATACCATGAGCGCTTTAGGGCGTCCTCAAGATATGTTTTCAGATACCGCTATCCAATTACAACCCGTTTTTGCTCAATGGATACAAAACACCCACGCTTTAGCACCCGGTGCAACGGCTCCTGGTGCAACAGCAAGCACCAGTTTAACTTGGGGAGGTGGTGATTTGGTAGCAGTGGGTGGCAAAGTGGCTTTGTTACCTATTCCATTAGGAACCGCAGATTTTTTGGTCCATCACATTCATGCATTTACGATTCATGTGACAGTATTGATACTCCTGAAAGGTGTTCTATTTGCTCGTAGCTCCCGCTTGATACCGGATAAAGCAAATCTTGGTTTTCGTTTTCCTTGTGATGGGCCCGGAAGGGGGGGTACATGTCAAGTATCGGCTTGGGATCATGTCTTCTTAGGACTATTCTGGATGTACAATGCAATTTCGGTAGTAATATTCCATTTCAGTTGGAAAATGCAGTCAGACGTTTGGGGCAGTATAAGTGATCAAGGGGTAGTAACTCATATTACGGGAGGAAACTTTGCGCAGAGTTCTATTACTATTAACGGATGGCTCCGCGATTTCTTATGGGCGCAGGCATCCCAGGTAATTCAGTCTTATGGTTCGTCATTATCTGCATATGGCCTTTTTTTCCTAGGTGCTCATTTTGTATGGGCTTTTAGTTTAATGTTTCTATTCAGTGGACGTGGTTATTGGCAAGAACTTATTGAATCCATCGTTTGGGCTCATAATAAATTAAAAGTTGCTCCTGCTACTCAGCCGAGAGCCTTGAGCATTGTACAAGG